In one window of Legionella fallonii LLAP-10 DNA:
- the queE gene encoding 7-carboxy-7-deazaguanine synthase QueE, whose protein sequence is MKQFNNQLRITEIFHSLQGESVTVGLPTVFVRLTGCPLRCQYCDTAYAFSGGAIQEMDDVLNTVASYQCKYVCVTGGEPLAQPGCIELLKRLCDAGYFVSIETSGARDISAIDKRVMVVMDLKTPDSMESDKNLLANLDYLKPDDQIKFVLCSRSDYEWACNIINDYRLSERVQLLFSPSWNQLAPAELANWIVQDKLSVRFQLQLHKILWNDAPGH, encoded by the coding sequence ATGAAACAATTCAATAATCAATTAAGAATTACAGAAATATTCCATTCTCTGCAGGGCGAGTCTGTTACAGTAGGGCTGCCAACAGTGTTTGTACGTTTGACAGGATGTCCTCTGCGGTGTCAGTACTGCGATACTGCTTATGCATTTAGCGGCGGCGCAATACAAGAGATGGATGATGTATTGAATACTGTTGCCTCTTACCAATGCAAATACGTTTGTGTTACGGGGGGAGAACCCTTAGCTCAACCTGGTTGTATTGAATTACTAAAAAGATTATGTGATGCAGGATATTTCGTTTCGATAGAAACAAGTGGAGCGCGTGATATTAGTGCGATAGACAAACGCGTTATGGTTGTAATGGATTTAAAAACTCCTGACTCAATGGAGTCTGATAAAAACTTATTGGCTAATTTGGATTATCTAAAACCCGATGACCAAATTAAATTTGTTTTATGTAGCCGCAGTGATTATGAGTGGGCTTGTAATATAATAAATGACTATCGCTTGTCCGAACGCGTTCAGTTGCTTTTTTCACCAAGCTGGAATCAGCTTGCTCCTGCTGAGCTTGCAAATTGGATAGTCCAAGATAAGTTATCTGTTCGTTTTCAGTTACAGTTACATAAAATTTTATGGAATGATGCGCCAGGTCACTAG
- a CDS encoding diphosphomevalonate/mevalonate 3,5-bisphosphate decarboxylase family protein, translated as MHWLAQAPANIALIKYMGKSDENSNLPANSSLSYTLNNLLSTVKLEVLPGKKDIWESLIIPGGTEFKLSATGQKRFIEHLARMKSYFNYQGGFLIQSTNNFPHSSGLASSASSFAALTKCAALALSELTEKPLPSIDEQAQLSRLGSGSSCRSFYSPWALWKQDSVSAIDLPYKKLLHQVIVVSNKEKLVSSSEAHQRVKSSSSYSARIHRAEENLKTLLNAFMANDWRNAYEICWKEFQDMHNLFSSCEQPFTYMTDETVNVLNILQDQWREKGDGPIVTMDAGPNIHLLYRPDQEELQRQFKSDYLVGNYDVL; from the coding sequence ATGCATTGGTTAGCCCAAGCACCCGCTAATATTGCTTTGATCAAATATATGGGAAAATCGGATGAAAATTCAAATCTTCCTGCAAATTCCTCGTTGTCCTATACGTTAAATAATTTACTGAGTACGGTAAAATTAGAGGTTTTGCCTGGAAAAAAAGACATTTGGGAATCCCTTATTATTCCTGGTGGCACCGAGTTTAAGCTCTCTGCGACAGGACAAAAAAGATTCATTGAGCATTTAGCTCGAATGAAATCTTATTTCAATTATCAGGGTGGTTTTTTAATTCAGTCTACTAATAATTTCCCTCATAGCAGTGGATTGGCTAGTTCGGCCTCTAGTTTTGCTGCTTTAACTAAATGCGCGGCCCTTGCTCTGAGTGAGTTGACAGAAAAACCGCTACCTTCAATTGATGAGCAAGCCCAATTAAGTCGTTTAGGATCAGGATCTTCCTGCCGTTCCTTCTATTCTCCTTGGGCACTGTGGAAACAGGACTCAGTCTCCGCTATAGATTTACCTTATAAAAAGTTACTGCATCAGGTCATAGTAGTTAGTAACAAAGAAAAGCTGGTTTCTTCAAGTGAAGCGCATCAGCGAGTTAAGAGTAGTAGCTCCTACTCTGCAAGAATCCATCGAGCGGAAGAAAATTTAAAAACCTTACTTAATGCATTCATGGCTAATGATTGGAGAAATGCTTACGAAATATGTTGGAAAGAATTTCAAGATATGCATAATCTATTTAGTAGCTGTGAACAGCCCTTCACTTATATGACTGATGAGACTGTAAATGTATTAAATATCTTGCAGGATCAATGGCGGGAAAAAGGTGATGGCCCTATAGTCACTATGGACGCAGGACCAAACATCCATTTATTATATAGACCAGACCAAGAAGAGCTGCAGCGTCAATTTAAATCGGATTATTTAGTTGGTAATTATGATGTTTTGTGA
- the pal gene encoding peptidoglycan-associated lipoprotein Pal, producing MKAGSLSKLGLLVASAVLVAACSKTPGSADGAAASDAEASAQGLGHMTHFAGQQPGESYTTQAPHNQLYLFSYDDSNLAPKYLPSVNAQADYLKSHPGARVLLAGHTDERGSREYNVALGEHRANTVADILRMAGVSRQQIRVVSYGKERPANLGHDDASHAQNRRVEFTYEATR from the coding sequence ATGAAAGCCGGATCGTTATCTAAATTGGGGCTGCTTGTAGCAAGCGCTGTATTGGTTGCTGCTTGTTCCAAAACACCGGGTAGTGCTGATGGCGCTGCTGCGAGTGATGCAGAAGCTTCTGCTCAAGGTTTGGGTCATATGACTCATTTTGCAGGTCAACAACCTGGAGAGTCTTATACTACTCAGGCTCCTCACAATCAACTGTATCTGTTCTCTTATGATGACAGTAACTTGGCTCCTAAATACTTACCTTCAGTTAACGCACAAGCTGATTATTTGAAATCACATCCAGGCGCGCGCGTTTTACTTGCTGGACATACTGATGAACGCGGTAGTCGTGAATATAACGTTGCCCTTGGTGAGCATCGTGCTAACACTGTAGCTGACATTCTTCGTATGGCTGGTGTAAGCAGACAGCAAATACGTGTTGTTAGCTATGGAAAAGAGCGTCCTGCTAATTTAGGACATGATGATGCATCTCACGCGCAAAATCGCCGTGTTGAGTTTACTTATGAGGCAACAAGATGA
- the ybgF gene encoding tol-pal system protein YbgF produces the protein MINCKKHIIAAGFTLMLPVIGWSEAPVIDDSENFAIIDEQQASPAARPKYDGPQIENGQLDGPQNEYYSMDNAPSDDGPALVRDDQSSDTGNDMGDNAKLIDKILALQKDIQELRGQLEVQAHDLKLLQQQQIAFYKDLDARIGSNGAKTAQAKSPVEMTSGAKMPAAKPVSTAAAPTATKTAVPQAAIAVSRANPADEQISYMAAYELVKNKRYDNAISAMQTFVQKYPKGGYTANAQYWLGELYLVKKNYSKAIEHFDLVLNQFPSSSKSAASLLKMGYAYAANGNKQEAVKRLQQVVSTYPGTSTAKLANSKLESIKAL, from the coding sequence ATGATTAATTGCAAAAAACACATTATCGCTGCAGGTTTTACTTTAATGCTCCCTGTAATAGGTTGGTCAGAAGCACCTGTAATAGACGATAGTGAGAATTTTGCGATTATAGACGAGCAGCAAGCATCACCTGCTGCTCGTCCTAAATATGATGGACCTCAAATAGAAAATGGCCAATTGGATGGTCCTCAGAATGAATATTACTCGATGGATAATGCTCCGTCTGATGATGGCCCCGCTCTTGTTCGAGATGATCAAAGCAGCGACACCGGTAATGATATGGGTGATAATGCAAAGCTGATTGATAAAATATTAGCCTTGCAAAAAGATATTCAGGAATTACGTGGTCAGTTAGAAGTGCAAGCGCATGATTTAAAATTATTGCAACAACAACAAATTGCATTTTATAAAGATTTGGATGCACGTATAGGAAGCAATGGCGCTAAAACAGCGCAAGCTAAATCTCCAGTGGAGATGACTTCAGGAGCCAAAATGCCTGCTGCTAAGCCAGTTTCTACTGCTGCTGCTCCAACAGCAACAAAAACGGCGGTACCACAAGCAGCAATTGCAGTGTCTAGAGCTAATCCAGCGGATGAACAAATTAGCTATATGGCTGCTTACGAGTTGGTAAAAAATAAGCGTTATGATAACGCAATTAGTGCAATGCAAACCTTTGTGCAAAAATACCCTAAAGGTGGCTATACTGCCAATGCGCAATATTGGTTGGGTGAATTATATCTAGTTAAAAAGAATTATTCTAAAGCGATAGAACATTTTGATTTAGTACTAAATCAATTTCCTTCGTCAAGTAAATCAGCGGCTAGCCTGTTGAAAATGGGCTATGCTTATGCTGCAAATGGCAATAAACAAGAAGCAGTCAAGCGTTTGCAACAGGTCGTTTCAACTTATCCAGGTACCTCCACTGCTAAATTAGCCAATTCAAAATTGGAATCTATTAAAGCTTTATGA